The Bombus pascuorum chromosome 5, iyBomPasc1.1, whole genome shotgun sequence genome segment AGAATATTATGATTAGCTGATAATGTTAATGATCCAATGTTCAATTGTGTATAGTCTACAAGGTATTCCTCTGCAAGGTTTCTAACTTCTTTCGGCCAAGTCGCAGACCACATCAATACCTGTCTATCTGGCCTAATttgttcaataatttttcgaatttgaGGTTCAAAACCCATGTCTAGCATTCTATCTGCTTCATCTAATACCAAGTACGTACATCTACGTAAATTAGTTATACCTCGTTCCAAAAAGTCAATTAATCGTCCTGGTGTGGCAATGCAAATCTCAACTCCTTGTTCTAAATCGCGAGCTTGGCTTCCTTTTGGTGCACCACCAAAAATACAAGTGCTTCTTACATAGCCAAAATTATAAGTAACTTTTTGAATTTGCTGTGCCAATTCTCTTGTTGGTGCTAGAACTAGAGCAATTGGCCCATCACCATGATTTAATGGTTGTTGACTGCTAATATGTACAATTGCAGGTAGGATGTATCCTAAAGTTTTCCCAGATCCAGTTTGTGCTATTCCAACCATATTTTGTCCAGACATTGCAATTGGCCATCCTTGAGCTTGAATAGCGGTTGGTTCACTAAACCCCTGCTTTCTAATACACTGCATTACATGATCAGGAAAATTTCCTTCTTCAAAATGTTGTATAGGATTAGGAATTTTCTCTCCCTTAAGAGTAATCTGATTCTCTTGTctaaatatatctatttctTGTGGATGACGTGATTGAACATTAGGATGTggtatataaaaatcttttttaaaaggctttaaattttcaaaattccagTTTGGTTTTTTTAAAGCTCCAATAGTACCAtgcatattatttttgttgcgATTTTCAAATCGCCCATTTCTATTATTAGCATTATTTCCATATACAGATCCCCTATCTTTCGTTCTATAGTTTCCACCATGATAACTAGCTCCGTATGTCCTGTAAAAAATTTAGgcatgtattataattaaagcaccttattatgtattttatatggaTGTAGGGAACAAAGAGAATCAGCTccagataaaaaaatatgtggATTCCGAAGGCATGTTCCCAAATTACTATTCCTCTCACAAGCATTCATGCTCCATTGATATATACAAGATGGAGGCATGCCAAAATGAGAGGCATAATTagttatattttcattaaaaataaattttgtttaattctgTTTCTCCATAACTATtaatatgcatatttatatacaaaccTAATTCTCAGGGACCCAATAGCTCTCATTACATGCCGTAACCTTTAATAAACAATGACGGcttttatgcatatatatttaaaaatttatcaaaagtaTTTCTGACAAGACACTTTTAcagataaatgtaaaaatatttgttcctACATAAAGAAGACCGTTACGTAACTGTACATGTCGATAAATTTTCGGAACGATATTATAACGAAATGCAACGACGCATTGCGGATATCATACAATGGCCGAACATGAATGACTTTGAAGAAAGATAGTTAGGATAttgagatataaatataaattatacaatttaaatttacaattataattaaaaataatgttgtTACTCACATGTTTGATATAGTAATGGAAACTTTCAGTTCCTAATTAGATTACAGTTGAAGATGATAACTTGTGTTGAATCGATTGAACAAGGTAACGAATCCTAAAATgatacttaatttttattattgtcggtttacatttaaaacatggaaaaatattacaaggGTAAATGAATTATCGATTACGATGCAACATTTGCAagtcttaaaaaaaaagtgagTTACGAACAACAGTCAAACGTCCTACTTACACCACATCCAGGAACAGAAAGAACAATTTAATATGTACCCGGATGTGACATACGTCAGGGACAAACGTATTCGAAAGTGGGGATGCGCAAAAGCTCCGAAAACACCTCTTTTCGTCCTCTGCGCATGTAATACAGAGTCGATTTTGATTGACTTGAAGGCAACAGACAACGTTATTCAACTCAGTATATTATTTGCTGCACttacataattttctaaattgcaactatatatacgtatatgtttttagtattaatgtatttaatattataatatcaaaaaatttacTCTCGATTACATAATAtcatgtaataattatattttttcattaaaattattctatataagaTGCTATACTCTGTTCAGCAACGAGTCAGGAAAGATAACTACAATTGGTCACGTGATCTCCCACTATTGGTTGATAGTTGCTAgtaaattatgatttttgaGAACAACCTgttttattacagaaaatatttgaaattgtgaaatatttggaaCTGTGGTGCTAAATCATACATTAATTTGCTTATGGGATCAATATTCACAAAAGTTtctattctataatatttcaaaattattaattcatcttTGTTTACCCAAAATTTTAATCATCTGGTTTTATTTAGTCCCTTGGACTCAACTCGTTTAGcagaatatgtatatatgatgCTAGTttggtaatattattttttatgttattagtaaaattacatttttatttctcttaatataataatattatttacaggATTAATGTACAGCAATaagaatgtataacgttatatttacaTCAAGATCCAAATaagatttcaaatattccGCTTTGTGTGTATCGTACACAAAAGGAAAGATAGTTCTAAGATTGAACACATGTAGCGCTAGTATTCTATTTGTTCACTTTATTCGAAAGAGATGTATTCTCTaggtataattaaatactttgtGAGATACGTACAATCAGAATCAGGATCAGTCAGACAATCAGAAAACGTGTAGTGTGGTGTAACTGGTGTGAGTCTATCACGATCTGGTATAGGCAGTTGGTTGTGGAGTGCGTGCATTTGATGGGTTACCTTTTATGGCGATTCaagtaaaagaaaacattGGTCAATCTTGtgatgttctaataacaaattgAAAGAGATATTTCTGATGGAAAAGTAAGCCCTCAGAATTTCTTATCcagtttttttcgttttaatatttgtggTTTCGTTTAGGAAGAGAtatcattttgtaaatataaagatgACGGCATCGTCGTGAATGAATAAGCCGTCTGTTTTAAGCCGTGAATAATGGTATTTTAAAGATATCGAATACttttaaagtataaataaagagaattcttcgaaattttataagtgaacattttttatatttggatTATGTACAAAATGTTACTGAAGTTAAGAATAAAAGCATGGGAGAACTTTTATAATCAAAtctgaattttctattaaataattaattatattttgtaaatactttatttttctttaaatttgctTTCCTACAAGTGTATATATCTAACGTAACTTATATGCATTTCATAAGGaaacatttataaacaaactttataaaacaaattttttaatgttttgatatcaacattaattattttaattatattttggttCAAACTTATAGCCataacgttaaaataaaatgataaggTAATGAGTTATTTATGGGTATCTtgccaaataaattttatactgtatttataaataaagcaCAGTTTGTCCCACATTTAAATAAGTAACTAATACCattaaaagtttttaatatacttttatcCATAGAAAGTGAATCCATATTTCATACTTATTCTTAGAGAATAAAAATGGGAACTaagaatgtatattttaagaatatgATGAGTCAACAATTACAAGAATATTACCTCATACCTACCTTATTCTTGGTGGAAATGATTGTACAAAgtcataatttcattaaaatttaatacaagagTAAtagaattgttattttatttcagaaatatgTCTTATCTATGATTTATAAACTacattaaaaagtatatttatatgtaatctATTAACTGCATTAATCTAAAAagatctatattttatatgcagAATGTTTGGCAGCTTCAGATGGATAATATCAATAACAATCGTTATTTCATTAGTAAAGGCAAATTACTCACCTCCAGAGAGATTGACTGGAATGAATCCTTGTATAAGCAAACAAACATGTCATGAATGCATACAAACACCACATTGTGCCTGGTGTGCAGCACCAGTGAGtttttatttacatgtatattatatatgatttttatataattttatataattatatgtatattaataatataataataataattttcatatatagtatattttatataaataattaaaatatattaatccttacagaaattttcagaaaagCGGTGTTTTCTACCAAACattaatactaaaatatttgcaacatGTCCTGGCGAATATACATGGAATCCAGACAATGTTTTTAGTATGATAAGACatagaaatttaacaaaagGTGGTTATGCATATGGTGGTGCCAACAGTtatgaatattcatatatgAATTCTAGTACACATGGCTTTAGTTCACAGTCCACTAGTAGTGGTagtagcagcagcagcagtaACATTGGTAGCAGAAGGCAAGAAGCTGTACAAATTTGGCCACAAGAAGTTAATTTGAAACTTCGAATAAGTAAGTTAATGtagttattatatattaaactattttggcagaaaacaatatttataatattagagatacaatataaatcttttagaTGAGGCACATAGAATGACTTTTGCTTATTCACAAGCTGAAGATTATCCTGTTGATTTGTACTATCTTATGGATTTGAGTAAATCTATGGAAGATGACAAGAAAAAATTATCAGATTTAGGTCAACTCTTAGTAGAAAGTATGAGTAAAATTACAAGTAACTTTCGACTAGGTTTTGGCAGTTTTGTTGATAAAGTTGTAATGCCTTATGTTAGTACAATGCCTAAGTCGTAAGTTTcccataaaaaattataatctttCTGCATgcataatttgaaattactattttacatttcatttaatgataaatttatagtAAGTTTTGTATTTTAGATTAATAGAACCATGTGATGGATGTGCAGCACCATATggctacaaaaatattatgacaTTGTCTCAAGATACAAGTCATTTTGCAgtaagtatataataatataatcttGCAATGaatattccataaaaattattaacttttctCATCTGTGTAGAGTTTAGTGCGAAATGCTTCAGTATCTGGAAACTTAGATGCACCAGA includes the following:
- the LOC132907194 gene encoding ATP-dependent RNA helicase p62-like isoform X1; translated protein: MLRHVMRAIGSLRIRTYGASYHGGNYRTKDRGSVYGNNANNRNGRFENRNKNNMHGTIGALKKPNWNFENLKPFKKDFYIPHPNVQSRHPQEIDIFRQENQITLKGEKIPNPIQHFEEGNFPDHVMQCIRKQGFSEPTAIQAQGWPIAMSGQNMVGIAQTGSGKTLGYILPAIVHISSQQPLNHGDGPIALVLAPTRELAQQIQKVTYNFGYVRSTCIFGGAPKGSQARDLEQGVEICIATPGRLIDFLERGITNLRRCTYLVLDEADRMLDMGFEPQIRKIIEQIRPDRQVLMWSATWPKEVRNLAEEYLVDYTQLNIGSLTLSANHNILQIVDVCEEHEKQAKLQDLLQEISNVSPEGGKTIIFVETKKKVESITKTIRRYGWPAVCIHGDKSQLERDFVLTEFRRNKDSILVATDVAARGLDVDDVKYVINFDYPTSSEDYIHRIGRTGRSNNSGTSYAFFTPQNSRQAKGLINVLKEAKQVINPKLMELADRTGNDLARNRWGYGNYRRRETAFPKTHKRFDNLSYFDA
- the LOC132907194 gene encoding ATP-dependent RNA helicase p62-like isoform X2, which codes for MTYGASYHGGNYRTKDRGSVYGNNANNRNGRFENRNKNNMHGTIGALKKPNWNFENLKPFKKDFYIPHPNVQSRHPQEIDIFRQENQITLKGEKIPNPIQHFEEGNFPDHVMQCIRKQGFSEPTAIQAQGWPIAMSGQNMVGIAQTGSGKTLGYILPAIVHISSQQPLNHGDGPIALVLAPTRELAQQIQKVTYNFGYVRSTCIFGGAPKGSQARDLEQGVEICIATPGRLIDFLERGITNLRRCTYLVLDEADRMLDMGFEPQIRKIIEQIRPDRQVLMWSATWPKEVRNLAEEYLVDYTQLNIGSLTLSANHNILQIVDVCEEHEKQAKLQDLLQEISNVSPEGGKTIIFVETKKKVESITKTIRRYGWPAVCIHGDKSQLERDFVLTEFRRNKDSILVATDVAARGLDVDDVKYVINFDYPTSSEDYIHRIGRTGRSNNSGTSYAFFTPQNSRQAKGLINVLKEAKQVINPKLMELADRTGNDLARNRWGYGNYRRRETAFPKTHKRFDNLSYFDA